One window of Hymenobacter sp. BRD128 genomic DNA carries:
- a CDS encoding RagB/SusD family nutrient uptake outer membrane protein — translation MTFSIFSSRKATAAVLLAGVAGLASSCKNYLDIEPTALTTTAATFSTVSGATSAVLGAYDPLSGDNTYGTRLSMYYPYDTDELIGSSGTFDTGRRGIARYKAYASNTEIINPWNNLYQGIERANVCIKYIPQMALYTTGASADTASLHRLYGESLTLRAQYYYELIRNWGDVPAQFSPSSYDQDFNLPNADRNQTLATLIADLATAEKLVPYRSGAGITNERITKGAVKALRARLALQRGGYSLQGNTMTRPADYATYYAIARQECLELLNQRKEHTLNPSFSDLWLGVNQQRHDTYNEIIFEVGMAGSTATGDSKLGYYNGPRLNNSPIYGSTQGAVTVVPTYFYAFDSLDVRRDITIAPYQYASGANVQSAVALNTLYDGKFRRDWHSPPLPGTNNYLGYNWPLIRFADVLLMFAEADNELNGPTAAGRAALLEVRTRAFGGNATRAALNVNTGSKANMFTAIVNERLLEFGAEGIRKYDLLRWNLLADRLASTKANLDLLRAGAAPYNTVPQYQYYKVVNGVVQWQRSFYRPSPAATPGGTTRVNWRQGIDATYVANLRPNGTAVTVGTTTVNSTGSGMAAEYAPGQGKELLPIPQTTLDTDPAIKQNFGY, via the coding sequence ATGACATTTTCCATTTTTTCTTCGCGGAAGGCCACGGCGGCCGTGCTGCTGGCCGGAGTAGCCGGGCTAGCCTCGTCGTGCAAGAACTACCTCGATATTGAGCCCACGGCCCTGACTACCACTGCCGCCACGTTCAGCACCGTGAGCGGGGCCACCAGCGCCGTGCTCGGGGCCTACGACCCCCTCTCGGGCGACAACACCTACGGCACCCGCCTGAGCATGTACTACCCCTACGATACCGATGAGCTCATCGGCTCGTCGGGCACCTTCGACACGGGCCGCCGGGGCATTGCGCGCTACAAGGCCTATGCTTCTAACACCGAGATTATTAACCCCTGGAACAACTTGTATCAGGGCATCGAGCGGGCCAACGTGTGCATCAAGTACATTCCGCAGATGGCCCTCTACACCACCGGGGCCAGCGCCGACACGGCCAGCCTGCACCGCCTCTACGGCGAGTCGCTGACCCTGCGGGCGCAGTACTACTACGAGCTGATTCGCAACTGGGGCGACGTGCCGGCGCAGTTCTCGCCGTCGAGCTACGACCAGGATTTCAACCTGCCCAACGCCGACCGCAACCAGACCCTGGCCACGCTGATTGCCGACCTGGCCACCGCCGAAAAGCTCGTGCCCTACCGCTCGGGCGCCGGCATCACCAACGAGCGCATCACGAAGGGCGCCGTGAAGGCCCTGCGCGCCCGGCTAGCCCTGCAGCGCGGCGGCTACTCGCTGCAAGGCAACACCATGACCCGCCCCGCCGACTACGCCACCTACTACGCCATTGCCCGCCAAGAGTGCCTCGAGCTGCTGAACCAGCGCAAGGAGCACACCCTGAATCCGAGCTTTTCGGACCTGTGGCTGGGGGTGAACCAGCAGCGCCACGACACCTACAACGAAATCATCTTTGAGGTGGGCATGGCGGGCTCCACGGCCACCGGCGACTCGAAGCTGGGCTACTACAACGGCCCGCGCCTGAACAACTCGCCCATCTACGGCTCGACCCAGGGTGCCGTGACGGTAGTACCGACCTACTTCTACGCCTTCGACTCGCTCGACGTGCGCCGCGACATCACCATCGCGCCCTACCAGTACGCCAGCGGCGCCAACGTGCAGTCGGCCGTGGCCCTGAACACGCTGTACGACGGCAAGTTTCGGCGCGACTGGCACAGCCCGCCGCTGCCCGGCACCAACAACTACCTGGGCTACAACTGGCCCCTCATCCGCTTTGCCGACGTGCTGCTGATGTTTGCCGAAGCCGACAACGAGCTCAACGGCCCCACTGCCGCCGGCCGCGCCGCCCTGCTGGAGGTGCGCACCCGCGCCTTTGGCGGCAACGCCACCCGCGCCGCGCTCAACGTGAACACCGGCTCGAAGGCCAATATGTTCACCGCTATCGTGAACGAGCGCCTGCTGGAGTTTGGCGCCGAAGGCATTCGCAAGTACGACCTGCTGCGCTGGAACCTGCTGGCCGATAGGCTGGCTTCGACCAAGGCCAACCTTGACCTGCTGCGCGCGGGCGCGGCGCCCTACAACACGGTGCCGCAGTACCAGTACTACAAGGTGGTAAATGGCGTGGTGCAGTGGCAGCGCTCGTTCTACCGCCCCTCGCCCGCTGCCACCCCTGGCGGCACCACCCGCGTGAACTGGCGCCAGGGCATCGACGCTACCTACGTGGCCAACCTGCGGCCCAACGGCACGGCCGTGACGGTGGGCACCACCACCGTCAACAGCACGGGCAGCGGCATGGCGGCCGAGTATGCGCCCGGCCAGGGCAAGGAGCTGCTGCCCATTCCGCAGACGACCCTCGACACCGACCCGGCCATCAAGCAAAACTTCGGGTACTAG
- a CDS encoding tagaturonate reductase, giving the protein MPILTQEVVRAAATSPAVALPPPAVFDLPEKVLQFGTGVLLRGLPDFLIDQANRQGLFNGRVVVVKSTEGGDAAAFARQDNLYTVCVRGIQDQQPVRQDVVCASLSRVLSARSQWAEVLACAASPDLHIVLSNTTEVGIVLDADDDVRAAPPRSFPGKLLAVLLARYEAFAGAADKGLVIVPTELIPDNGTKLRGILRELAENQVPDVGFLTWLDKANTVCNSLVDRIVPGRPDEATCARLAQELGYEDELLTMAEVYALWAIEGDERVRQVLSFQPVHPGIIVQPDINQFKELKLRLLNGTHSLACGLAVLAGVPTVREAMENEHLLTYIRHLMLADLLPGIPYPIEEKVGQRFGMQVLDRFRNPAVEHRWLAITLNYSAKLRLRVIPDLLHYAERFRAVPQYVALGFAAYLLFMRGTRLDAGTWYGEANGQQYPIQDEQAGFFADLWASHSPPELVPRVLGDLRLWDTDLTALPDFAEAVTRYLLQLQQEGATATLAATLTKTARAPV; this is encoded by the coding sequence ATGCCTATCCTAACCCAGGAAGTGGTGCGGGCGGCTGCGACCAGTCCGGCCGTAGCTCTACCCCCGCCCGCCGTATTCGACCTGCCCGAGAAAGTGCTGCAATTCGGCACCGGCGTGCTGCTGCGTGGCCTGCCCGACTTTCTCATCGACCAGGCCAACCGCCAGGGGCTGTTCAACGGCCGCGTGGTAGTGGTGAAGAGCACTGAGGGGGGCGATGCCGCCGCCTTCGCGCGCCAGGACAACCTCTACACGGTGTGCGTGCGCGGCATCCAAGACCAGCAGCCCGTGCGCCAGGATGTGGTGTGCGCCAGCCTCAGCCGGGTGCTCTCGGCCCGCAGCCAGTGGGCCGAGGTACTGGCCTGCGCGGCTAGCCCCGATTTGCACATCGTGCTCTCCAACACCACCGAAGTGGGTATTGTGCTCGATGCCGACGACGATGTGCGCGCCGCGCCGCCGCGCTCGTTTCCGGGCAAGCTGCTGGCTGTGCTGCTGGCCCGCTACGAAGCCTTCGCCGGGGCCGCCGACAAGGGCCTCGTCATTGTGCCCACCGAGTTGATACCCGACAACGGCACCAAGCTGCGCGGCATCCTGCGCGAGCTGGCCGAAAACCAGGTGCCCGACGTGGGCTTTCTAACCTGGCTCGACAAAGCCAACACGGTGTGCAACTCGCTGGTTGACCGCATCGTGCCGGGCCGCCCCGACGAGGCGACCTGCGCCCGGCTAGCCCAGGAGCTGGGCTACGAGGACGAGCTGCTGACGATGGCGGAAGTGTACGCGCTTTGGGCCATCGAGGGCGACGAGCGGGTGCGGCAGGTGCTGAGCTTTCAGCCGGTGCACCCCGGCATCATCGTGCAGCCCGACATCAACCAGTTCAAGGAGTTGAAGCTGCGCCTGCTCAATGGCACGCACTCGCTGGCCTGCGGGCTGGCCGTGCTGGCGGGCGTGCCCACCGTGCGCGAGGCGATGGAAAACGAGCACCTGCTCACCTACATCCGCCACCTGATGCTGGCCGATTTGCTGCCCGGCATCCCCTACCCCATCGAGGAGAAGGTGGGCCAGCGCTTTGGCATGCAGGTGCTCGACCGCTTCCGCAACCCCGCCGTGGAACACCGCTGGCTAGCCATCACCCTCAACTACTCGGCTAAGCTGCGCCTGCGCGTCATTCCCGATTTGCTGCACTACGCCGAGCGCTTTCGGGCCGTGCCGCAGTACGTGGCGCTGGGCTTCGCGGCCTACCTGCTATTTATGCGCGGCACCCGGCTGGATGCCGGCACCTGGTATGGTGAAGCCAATGGCCAGCAATATCCCATTCAGGACGAGCAGGCCGGCTTTTTTGCCGACCTTTGGGCCAGCCACTCGCCCCCCGAGCTGGTGCCGCGCGTGCTTGGCGACCTGCGCCTGTGGGACACCGACCTAACGGCTTTGCCCGACTTCGCGGAAGCTGTGACGCGCTACCTGCTGCAGCTGCAGCAAGAGGGCGCCACCGCTACCTTGGCCGCCACATTAACTAAAACGGCACGCGCACCTGTTTAA
- the pelA gene encoding pectate lyase, with amino-acid sequence MKICALLLGLGLTTGLGPGLGRPASRGQLPPLAASLPQAAQDTTAEKMLAFQRSNGGWPKAVNEVKVDYRHPMSAADLTAARRGASQEDATIDNNATTREITYLAAAFKTTQNPAYRQAAESGIRYLLKMQQPSGGFPQYYPDARFYRAQITYNDNAMVRALQVLQAVADKKADYALVDPNLVAPAQKAVARGVQCILKTQYVQHGRLTAWGAQHDRTTLLPCKARAFELAALSGDESVGITEFLLSLDQPGPEVRRAVAAAVAWFEASKIENTAVQDIADPSQPKGHDRVMVPQPGSTVWARFYDLDTNRPIYVGRDGVKHDRLADIEVERRTGYVYAGTWPAKLLTHDYPRWQQKWGSN; translated from the coding sequence ATGAAAATCTGCGCGCTTCTGCTCGGGCTAGGCCTCACTACGGGGTTGGGCCCCGGCCTCGGCCGCCCGGCCAGCCGGGGGCAGCTGCCCCCCCTGGCCGCTAGCCTGCCGCAAGCCGCCCAGGACACCACCGCCGAAAAAATGCTGGCCTTCCAACGCAGCAACGGCGGCTGGCCCAAGGCCGTGAACGAAGTGAAAGTGGACTACCGCCACCCCATGAGCGCCGCCGACCTCACGGCTGCCCGCCGCGGGGCTAGCCAGGAAGACGCCACCATCGACAACAACGCCACTACCCGCGAAATCACTTACCTGGCTGCGGCTTTCAAAACCACCCAGAACCCGGCTTATCGCCAGGCCGCCGAGAGCGGCATCCGCTACCTGCTGAAGATGCAGCAGCCCAGCGGCGGCTTTCCGCAGTACTACCCCGACGCCCGCTTTTACCGCGCCCAGATTACCTACAACGACAATGCCATGGTGCGGGCGCTGCAGGTGCTGCAGGCCGTGGCCGACAAGAAGGCCGACTACGCCCTCGTGGACCCTAACCTGGTGGCCCCCGCCCAAAAAGCCGTGGCCCGCGGCGTGCAGTGCATTCTGAAAACGCAGTACGTGCAGCACGGCCGGCTCACGGCCTGGGGTGCCCAGCACGACCGCACCACGCTGCTGCCCTGCAAGGCCCGCGCCTTCGAGCTGGCCGCGCTGAGCGGCGACGAGTCGGTGGGCATCACCGAGTTCTTGCTGAGCCTCGACCAGCCCGGCCCCGAAGTGCGCCGGGCCGTGGCGGCGGCCGTAGCCTGGTTTGAAGCCTCCAAAATTGAGAACACGGCCGTGCAGGACATCGCTGACCCTAGCCAGCCCAAGGGCCACGACCGGGTAATGGTGCCCCAGCCCGGCAGCACGGTGTGGGCCCGCTTTTACGACCTCGACACGAACCGGCCCATCTACGTGGGGCGCGACGGCGTGAAGCACGACCGCCTGGCCGATATCGAGGTGGAGCGCCGCACCGGCTACGTGTATGCCGGCACCTGGCCGGCCAAGCTTCTGACCCACGACTACCCCAGGTGGCAGCAGAAATGGGGCAGCAACTAA